Proteins encoded together in one Triticum dicoccoides isolate Atlit2015 ecotype Zavitan chromosome 7B, WEW_v2.0, whole genome shotgun sequence window:
- the LOC119336843 gene encoding vesicle-associated membrane protein 727-like — MNGGSKQTLIYSFVAKGSVVLAEHTAFSGNFSTIAVQCLQKLPSNSTRSTYSCDGHTFNFLVDRGFVFLVVAEEALGRSVPFVFLERVREDFMQRYGSSIDEEGQHPLADDADEDDFLFEDRFSIAYNLDREFGPRLKDHMQYCINHPEEISKLSKVKSHLSEVKGIMMDNIEKILDRGEKIELLVGKTETLQSQADSFHRHGRELRRKMWLQNLRFKLMVGGGIAFLILILWLMVCWGFKW, encoded by the exons ATGAACGGTGGTAGCAAGCAAACACTGATATACAGCTTCGTGGCCAAGGGCTCCGTGGTGCTGGCCGAGCACACGGCCTTCTCTGGCAACTTCAGCACCATCGCCGTGCAGTGCCTCCAGAAGCTGCCCTCCAACAGCACAAGGTCCACCTACTCCTGCGATGGCCACACCTTCAACTTCCTCGTCGACCGTGGTTTTG TGTTTCTTGTGGTGGCCGAAGAGGCGCTGGGAAGGAGCGTGCCGTTTGTGTTCCTAGAGAGGGTTAGGGAAGACTTCATGCAGCGGTATGGGTCCAGTATCGATGAGGAGGGACAACACCCGCTTGCTGATGACGCGGATGAGGACGATTTCCTGTTTGAGGACCGGTTTAGCATCGCCTACAATCTTGACCGGGAATTCGG GCCAAGGTTGAAGGATCACATGCAGTATTGTATTAATCATCCAGAGGAAATTAGCAAGCTCTCTAAGGTGAAATCACATCTTTCAGAGGTTAAAGGGATCATGATGGACAACATCGAGAAG ATATTAGATCGTGGCGAGAAGATTGAACTTTTGGTGGGCAAGACCGAAACCTTACAGTCGCAG GCCGACAGCTTCCATAGGCATGGCAGAGAGCTCAGGCGCAAGATGTGGCTTCAGAACCTGAGGTTTAAGCTGATGGTCGGTGGTGGCATCGCGTTTTTGATCCTCATCCTCTGGCTAATGGTTTGCTGGGGCTTCAAGTGGTAG